A genomic region of Novipirellula aureliae contains the following coding sequences:
- a CDS encoding SHD1 domain-containing protein encodes MRSIILFVLVVGNGLLGSFVEARTWTSATGGFAMDGDAVAFNETTVILKKPNGDLIAVELADLSTEDQDYVKSKEFGETLSKSISEMQTWTSVDGMKIRGRVLAYGRKDLSISRQLGKVVVNGTPFSKADSLHQQLVLKIMSKLEGRPFADERELTQWAKSLGGQPKVYPLEGVLMELESGDKVAVPFFLFASEQREILKPGWQAWLAAEKDEQMQKRESLMMQQEAMAYQREGAERRQIEILRLNLLAAATGATSIWEVGLRPMPGVYGRPTSVMVTAPNSDIATRMAMQNYPGFQLVGVRKASRF; translated from the coding sequence ATGCGTTCAATCATTCTATTCGTTCTTGTCGTAGGCAATGGCTTGCTGGGCTCTTTCGTAGAAGCCCGAACTTGGACCAGCGCCACCGGTGGATTTGCCATGGATGGCGATGCCGTCGCGTTTAACGAAACAACCGTAATCTTGAAAAAACCGAACGGCGACCTCATCGCTGTCGAACTGGCGGATTTATCCACCGAGGATCAAGATTATGTGAAGTCGAAAGAATTTGGCGAGACGCTTAGTAAATCGATCTCGGAGATGCAAACATGGACCTCCGTCGACGGCATGAAAATACGTGGACGCGTATTAGCGTATGGCCGCAAGGACTTGTCGATTTCGAGGCAATTGGGCAAGGTTGTGGTCAACGGAACCCCCTTTAGCAAAGCCGATTCGCTGCACCAGCAATTGGTGCTAAAGATCATGTCGAAGCTGGAAGGACGTCCCTTTGCGGATGAACGAGAGCTGACTCAGTGGGCAAAGTCGCTTGGGGGGCAGCCAAAGGTTTATCCTCTCGAAGGGGTTTTGATGGAACTTGAGTCGGGCGATAAAGTTGCGGTTCCCTTTTTCTTGTTTGCGAGTGAGCAACGCGAAATCCTCAAACCGGGTTGGCAGGCTTGGCTAGCCGCGGAAAAGGATGAGCAGATGCAGAAACGAGAGAGCTTGATGATGCAACAAGAAGCGATGGCTTATCAGCGAGAAGGAGCCGAGCGACGTCAGATTGAAATTCTAAGGTTAAATTTATTGGCTGCTGCAACTGGCGCAACCTCGATCTGGGAAGTCGGGCTAAGACCGATGCCTGGTGTCTATGGACGGCCAACATCGGTCATGGTGACGGCCCCCAACAGCGACATCGCGACACGAATGGCGATGCAAAACTATCCCGGCTTCCAATTGGTCGGGGTCCGCAAGGCGAGCCGCTTCTAA
- a CDS encoding META domain-containing protein: MKFFCFALLACLNTVMVLAEDPLPSWKEAPAKQSIIDFVQNVTTQGSDSFVPVAERIAVFDNDGTLWCEAPLPNQAVFVLDEIKRLLPEHPEWKQDPAVAALLGGDLAALKSDQYAGLIKLIALTHTGMSPDEYTERVDRWLETARHPRFGCSYTEVIYQPMLELLDYLRANKFETWIVSGGGQEFMRVFAEGTYGIPPQQIIGSHARMKYELVAGKPTLTKTIDTLFVDDKEGKPVAIAEFIGRRPIACFGNSDGDQAMLEYTTIDNPRPSFGLLVHHTDADREYAYDSNPPSSGKLTTALEAAPQRDWVVVDMKKDWNVVFPADGKKENPDNDRSKLLGSWLVEDINHHGVMDIAQTTVQFGDNGKVSGSTCVNRYSGSVQIKNGNLKFGPLATTRRAGPPAMMDQEQRFLRAMESVAAYEFGEPDIVYFLNRNGERTMKLSKQ; the protein is encoded by the coding sequence ATGAAGTTCTTCTGTTTTGCATTATTGGCCTGTCTCAATACGGTAATGGTCTTGGCCGAAGATCCGCTCCCGTCCTGGAAAGAGGCACCTGCCAAACAATCGATCATCGATTTTGTTCAAAACGTGACTACCCAGGGCTCCGATTCGTTCGTACCCGTGGCAGAGCGGATTGCTGTCTTTGATAACGATGGCACACTGTGGTGTGAAGCACCACTCCCAAACCAAGCCGTTTTCGTCTTGGATGAAATCAAACGGTTGCTACCGGAGCATCCTGAGTGGAAACAGGATCCTGCTGTTGCGGCGCTGCTTGGCGGCGACCTTGCCGCCTTGAAGTCAGATCAGTATGCGGGGCTGATCAAGTTGATTGCGCTGACACATACTGGGATGTCACCGGACGAGTATACCGAGCGTGTGGATCGTTGGCTGGAGACGGCTAGGCATCCGAGGTTCGGTTGTTCCTATACGGAAGTGATCTACCAACCGATGCTAGAACTACTCGATTATCTTAGAGCGAACAAGTTCGAAACATGGATTGTCTCGGGTGGCGGGCAAGAATTCATGCGTGTGTTTGCAGAGGGAACCTATGGGATTCCCCCACAGCAAATCATTGGCTCTCATGCAAGAATGAAGTATGAGTTGGTTGCCGGCAAACCAACCTTGACGAAAACGATCGATACACTCTTTGTCGATGACAAAGAGGGCAAACCGGTTGCCATTGCCGAGTTCATTGGCCGTCGCCCGATCGCGTGTTTCGGGAATAGTGACGGAGACCAAGCGATGTTGGAATACACGACCATCGACAATCCTCGACCAAGTTTTGGATTGCTTGTTCACCACACGGACGCCGATCGCGAATACGCTTACGATTCGAACCCGCCGAGTTCCGGCAAGTTGACGACAGCACTCGAAGCAGCTCCGCAACGTGACTGGGTCGTCGTCGATATGAAAAAGGATTGGAACGTTGTATTCCCCGCTGACGGCAAAAAGGAAAATCCCGACAACGATCGATCCAAACTGCTCGGTAGCTGGTTGGTCGAAGACATCAACCATCATGGTGTCATGGACATTGCTCAAACGACCGTTCAATTTGGTGACAATGGTAAAGTGAGCGGTAGCACCTGCGTGAATCGTTATTCAGGCAGCGTTCAAATCAAGAATGGTAATCTCAAGTTTGGGCCGTTGGCGACGACGAGGCGTGCCGGGCCGCCGGCGATGATGGATCAAGAGCAGAGATTCTTGCGGGCAATGGAATCCGTCGCTGCCTATGAATTCGGCGAGCCCGACATCGTGTACTTTCTCAATAGAAATGGTGAACGAACGATGAAGCTATCGAAGCAATAA
- a CDS encoding arylsulfatase — protein MRRFLLAITGLVAISASIASAADKPNIVIIWGDDIGRSNISAYTHGVMGYQTPNIDRVAKEGMMFTDYYAEQSCTAGRASFIMGQHGLRTGLTKVGLPGAKTGMQVEDPTIAGLLKNHGYATGQFGKNHLGDRDEMLPSNHGFDEFYGNLYHLNAEEEPEHVDYPKDPEFRKKYGPRGVLHSFADGKIEDTGPLTRKRMETIDDDVATRAADFMERQAKADKPFFVWVNFTHMHFRTHVKPESKGQSGRWMSEYADAMIDHDKNVGTVLDKIDELGLGDNTFVMYSTDNGPHMNTWPDAAMTPFRNEKNSNWEGAYRVPAMVRYPGKIDPGSISNEIVSHLDWLPTLLAIAGEPDVKEKLLTGHKAIGRDYKVHLDGYNLLPYLTGDEDKSPRDSFIYCNDDQQLTALRYDNWKLVFLEQRVQGTLQIWAEPFVSLRLPKIFNLRGDPYERADVTSNTYYNWLLDRAYLLVPAQDYVGKFLATFKEFPPRQKAASFNLDEVMKTLAEGGGS, from the coding sequence ATGAGACGTTTTCTTCTCGCCATCACTGGATTGGTGGCAATTTCCGCGTCGATCGCGTCGGCGGCTGACAAACCAAACATTGTTATCATCTGGGGTGATGACATTGGTCGATCGAACATTAGTGCCTACACGCATGGCGTGATGGGTTACCAAACGCCGAACATTGATCGCGTTGCCAAAGAAGGCATGATGTTTACCGATTACTATGCCGAGCAGAGTTGCACGGCAGGTCGAGCAAGTTTCATCATGGGTCAACACGGTCTGCGAACCGGTTTGACAAAGGTGGGGTTGCCAGGCGCCAAAACTGGCATGCAAGTGGAAGATCCCACGATCGCAGGGCTGCTTAAGAACCACGGCTATGCGACGGGCCAATTTGGCAAGAACCATTTGGGGGACCGCGACGAAATGCTGCCTTCCAATCATGGTTTCGACGAATTCTATGGCAACCTGTATCACCTAAATGCGGAAGAGGAACCCGAGCATGTTGATTATCCCAAGGATCCCGAATTTCGCAAAAAGTATGGTCCACGAGGCGTTCTGCATTCATTTGCAGACGGTAAGATCGAGGACACAGGACCGCTGACTCGCAAACGAATGGAAACGATCGACGATGACGTCGCCACGCGTGCGGCAGACTTCATGGAACGACAAGCAAAGGCAGACAAACCATTTTTTGTTTGGGTCAATTTCACTCATATGCACTTCCGCACCCACGTCAAACCTGAAAGCAAGGGGCAATCGGGACGTTGGATGAGCGAGTATGCCGATGCGATGATTGACCATGACAAGAACGTCGGCACGGTACTCGATAAGATCGATGAACTGGGACTTGGTGATAACACGTTTGTGATGTACAGCACCGACAATGGGCCTCACATGAATACCTGGCCCGATGCGGCGATGACACCGTTCCGAAATGAAAAGAACAGTAACTGGGAAGGTGCTTATCGCGTTCCTGCGATGGTGCGTTACCCTGGCAAGATCGATCCAGGCAGTATTTCCAACGAAATCGTTTCCCATCTCGATTGGTTGCCAACTCTGTTGGCGATCGCGGGTGAGCCAGACGTTAAAGAGAAACTGCTAACAGGCCACAAAGCGATCGGCCGCGATTACAAAGTCCATTTAGATGGATACAACCTGCTGCCGTATTTAACAGGTGACGAGGACAAGAGTCCCCGAGATTCGTTCATTTACTGTAACGACGACCAGCAATTGACGGCACTTCGATATGACAATTGGAAACTCGTCTTTTTGGAGCAGCGAGTTCAAGGCACGCTCCAAATTTGGGCAGAGCCTTTCGTTTCACTTCGCCTACCAAAGATTTTCAACTTGCGTGGAGATCCATATGAGCGAGCCGATGTGACTTCGAACACCTACTACAATTGGTTGCTCGATCGAGCTTACTTACTCGTCCCAGCTCAAGACTATGTCGGCAAGTTTTTGGCGACGTTTAAGGAATTTCCACCTCGCCAAAAAGCCGCCAGTTTCAATTTGGATGAGGTCATGAAGACGCTCGCCGAAGGTGGCGGAAGCTAA
- a CDS encoding 3-keto-disaccharide hydrolase encodes MKRRFLVLLLACGALSIPASTVSAESPQQKKQLNQLTDQEKAEGWRLLFDGISMDSWRSYKKESVNDGWKVVDGAMVRGEKGADDIITKEQFDAFELSLEYKISKGGNSGVMFHVTEEGPEPYSSGPEIQIQDNVDGHDPQKAGWLYQFYSSEVDATKPVGEWNELRLILHSDKSSEKSEVFMNGTKYYEFVKGSDDWNEKLANSKFASWPLFAKASKGHIALQDHGNIVSFRNLKIRPLEK; translated from the coding sequence ATGAAACGTAGATTCCTTGTTTTGCTGCTCGCTTGTGGCGCATTGTCTATTCCCGCCTCCACGGTATCGGCTGAATCGCCCCAGCAAAAAAAACAGCTCAATCAACTTACCGATCAAGAAAAAGCGGAGGGATGGCGATTGCTGTTCGATGGAATATCGATGGATTCATGGCGCAGCTACAAAAAAGAATCCGTGAACGACGGCTGGAAAGTCGTGGATGGCGCAATGGTCCGCGGCGAAAAGGGGGCTGATGACATCATAACCAAAGAACAATTTGATGCATTCGAGCTTTCCCTTGAGTACAAGATCTCAAAAGGGGGCAACAGCGGTGTGATGTTCCATGTTACCGAAGAAGGACCAGAGCCCTATTCGTCGGGTCCCGAAATCCAAATCCAAGATAACGTCGATGGTCATGACCCGCAAAAGGCCGGTTGGTTGTACCAATTCTACTCTTCCGAAGTCGATGCGACGAAGCCAGTAGGCGAATGGAACGAGCTCCGCTTGATCCTCCATTCAGACAAGAGTTCAGAAAAGAGCGAAGTGTTTATGAACGGCACCAAATATTATGAATTCGTCAAAGGCAGCGACGACTGGAACGAGAAATTGGCTAATAGCAAGTTTGCCTCCTGGCCATTGTTTGCGAAAGCATCCAAGGGACACATCGCTCTTCAAGACCACGGGAATATCGTCTCCTTCCGCAACCTTAAAATTCGTCCGCTCGAAAAGTAG
- a CDS encoding PVC-type heme-binding CxxCH protein, whose amino-acid sequence MNDLTSFQLAQSAAFVGSLRLRLPLLVLSGLVFVFSGSIRAEESLPQPGSDAARLVHPKRFDVSNALQPEVAAATAQTAASVDALGIPENWEIGLFAGEPDVANVVAFDIDHLGRLFVCESFRQGRGVTDNRDHDDKWLLADLASKTVQDRIDYHRRLLGDAANNYTQQDDRVRLLVDEDGDGKADNSVVYANGFNHLEEGTGAGVLVRGNDVYYSCIPRLWKLSDTDGDGVADASAVLSDGYGVRVAFRGHDLHGLTLGVDGRLYFTIGDRGYFITNKEGNVLANPESGAVFRCELDGSNLEVFATGMRNPQEIAFNDLGDWFTVDNNSDSGDKARMIQLLRHADYGWRMHYQYLPTRGPYNEDRLWEPRNNDQPCYIVPPITNFTDGPCGLAFYPGTGFGSELDKQFLICDFRGSRESSGVRSFQLKSKGAFYQLAEEAKPIWSVLATDVAFGPDGAIYVSDWVEGWTGLGKGRIYRIVNPTYQADPIVSEVAALLTNGLTDEATPRLIDLLSHRDRRIRLEAHWELVNRKQADLLLEVALAVPTEQSLPGNESAEGLEKDAVVNDSLTPKALPERSDTNQLARLHAIWGCEMIARKHPEMADSVLPPLRTLLNDPDSIIRAATAKVLGERGDSASGASLIELLNDKSSRVRYAAIMALAELKVSAAYPFVLGVLRRNHPSDDTQATSNTQPDPAIRHAAQVYLARCASATALAKLNGDKSEGVRLSAVVALRKQNSGEVRAFLNDESLRVVGEAARAIHDEPIPLALEPLASLIDFPMASEGLIRRVLNANYRLGSAESAVKIAKFAARNSSLASMRVFALDTLGQWDDADRRDRVLGNLQPAVLRNRADAAAALATEITGLMSSPEAIREKAITVAAKLGLQQIAPNLILRVQDGNLKPEDRASALMALAKLDPLSASELAKAIRLAPATKLVEASLRVLASHDREASVEKFIAATESRSLDIQQLAWDVLADLDNPKAKASVSAAIESFLDGELKPELHLNVIEAAEGTLDEQLSVRLDEFFEQNSESDPLAKWLPSAAGGNATNGKQLFFERSELSCVRCHKVGQKGGAIGPDLSRIGKQRDSRSLLESICLPNASIAEGFGSVVLSDQAGRIFTGIIKSETDDFLELIQADGVLVRIRKEEIVAQNQGQSAMPADLVEHLNPRELRDLIAYLTSLQEDEETREVQ is encoded by the coding sequence TTGAACGATCTAACTTCTTTCCAACTAGCTCAATCAGCAGCCTTCGTGGGCTCGCTTCGGCTGCGTTTGCCGCTGTTGGTGCTTTCTGGGCTTGTTTTCGTTTTTTCCGGTTCCATTCGTGCCGAAGAGTCGCTGCCCCAACCAGGCTCGGACGCTGCAAGGCTAGTCCATCCTAAACGCTTTGACGTCTCAAATGCTCTGCAGCCGGAAGTCGCTGCCGCCACCGCCCAAACCGCCGCTTCGGTCGACGCCCTTGGAATTCCTGAGAATTGGGAAATCGGTCTCTTTGCTGGCGAACCCGATGTAGCCAATGTTGTTGCCTTTGACATCGACCATCTGGGACGATTGTTCGTGTGCGAATCGTTCCGACAAGGTCGAGGAGTGACCGACAACCGAGACCATGACGACAAATGGTTGCTGGCCGATTTAGCTTCCAAGACCGTTCAAGATCGTATCGATTACCATCGACGCTTATTAGGCGACGCTGCCAATAACTACACTCAGCAAGATGACCGAGTTCGCTTGCTCGTCGACGAGGATGGCGACGGCAAAGCCGACAACAGTGTTGTCTATGCGAACGGCTTTAACCATTTGGAAGAAGGAACGGGTGCAGGCGTCTTGGTTCGCGGAAATGATGTCTATTACTCCTGTATCCCAAGACTTTGGAAGTTATCGGATACCGATGGTGACGGCGTGGCGGATGCCTCGGCGGTTTTGTCAGACGGGTATGGAGTGCGAGTTGCGTTTCGGGGCCACGATTTACATGGTCTAACGCTCGGCGTCGATGGCCGACTCTATTTTACAATTGGCGATCGTGGTTACTTTATCACCAACAAAGAAGGTAACGTGCTCGCCAATCCTGAAAGCGGGGCGGTGTTTCGTTGTGAGCTCGATGGAAGCAATCTTGAGGTCTTCGCCACCGGCATGAGAAACCCACAAGAGATAGCATTTAATGATCTCGGAGATTGGTTCACCGTCGACAACAATAGCGACAGTGGTGACAAGGCACGCATGATCCAATTGCTACGTCATGCCGATTATGGTTGGCGGATGCACTATCAATACTTGCCTACTCGCGGACCCTACAACGAAGACCGCTTGTGGGAACCGCGGAACAACGATCAACCGTGCTACATCGTTCCGCCGATCACGAATTTCACCGACGGTCCATGCGGTTTGGCATTCTATCCTGGTACGGGGTTTGGCAGCGAACTCGACAAGCAGTTTTTGATTTGCGATTTTCGAGGTAGTCGTGAATCGAGTGGCGTTCGTTCGTTTCAATTGAAGTCAAAAGGAGCCTTCTATCAACTGGCTGAAGAGGCTAAACCAATTTGGTCCGTATTGGCTACCGACGTTGCCTTTGGGCCTGATGGCGCGATCTACGTTAGCGATTGGGTTGAGGGATGGACGGGGTTAGGCAAAGGGCGGATCTATCGAATCGTCAACCCGACGTACCAGGCTGATCCGATTGTCAGTGAGGTGGCAGCACTTCTCACGAACGGTCTCACGGACGAGGCGACACCTCGGTTGATCGATCTCCTTTCCCATCGAGATCGACGAATTCGGTTGGAAGCACATTGGGAATTGGTTAACCGCAAGCAAGCCGATTTGCTTCTCGAAGTTGCTTTGGCCGTCCCGACAGAGCAGTCGCTGCCAGGGAACGAGTCCGCAGAGGGGTTGGAAAAAGATGCAGTCGTAAATGATAGCTTAACGCCGAAGGCTCTACCGGAACGGTCTGACACAAATCAACTCGCACGTCTTCACGCGATATGGGGGTGTGAGATGATCGCACGCAAGCATCCCGAGATGGCTGATTCGGTACTTCCACCGCTCCGAACGCTTTTAAATGATCCTGATTCGATCATTCGCGCGGCGACCGCGAAGGTGTTGGGCGAACGTGGTGATTCGGCGTCAGGGGCTTCATTGATCGAATTGCTGAATGACAAATCCTCACGCGTCCGCTATGCCGCGATCATGGCCTTGGCTGAGTTGAAGGTGAGTGCAGCCTATCCCTTCGTACTAGGGGTACTCCGCCGAAACCATCCGTCCGACGACACCCAAGCGACTTCAAACACTCAACCCGATCCCGCGATTCGGCATGCAGCACAAGTGTATTTGGCTCGCTGCGCATCGGCGACCGCTCTAGCCAAACTCAATGGCGACAAAAGCGAAGGGGTGCGTTTAAGTGCCGTTGTTGCTTTAAGGAAACAGAATAGCGGTGAGGTTCGAGCGTTCTTAAACGACGAAAGTCTACGTGTGGTCGGTGAAGCCGCCCGTGCGATCCATGACGAACCGATCCCGTTGGCGCTTGAGCCTTTGGCCTCGTTGATCGATTTTCCGATGGCGAGCGAAGGCTTGATTCGCCGGGTGCTCAATGCGAACTATCGTTTGGGTAGCGCCGAGTCCGCGGTTAAGATTGCCAAATTTGCGGCACGCAATTCGTCGCTCGCATCGATGCGAGTTTTTGCCCTCGATACTCTTGGGCAGTGGGACGATGCCGATCGCCGCGACCGCGTGCTCGGTAATCTGCAACCGGCGGTACTTCGCAACCGGGCCGATGCAGCCGCTGCGCTTGCGACCGAGATCACAGGATTGATGAGTTCGCCCGAAGCGATACGTGAAAAAGCGATTACCGTCGCAGCAAAACTGGGACTTCAACAGATTGCGCCCAATCTCATTCTTAGAGTCCAAGATGGAAATCTCAAGCCTGAAGATCGCGCCTCAGCCCTGATGGCCTTGGCAAAACTAGATCCCTTGTCTGCGTCGGAATTGGCAAAGGCAATTCGTTTGGCGCCGGCGACGAAGTTGGTTGAAGCATCGCTACGGGTGCTGGCGTCTCATGATCGTGAAGCAAGTGTCGAGAAGTTTATCGCAGCCACGGAAAGCCGGTCATTGGATATCCAACAATTGGCTTGGGATGTATTGGCAGACCTCGATAACCCGAAGGCCAAAGCCTCCGTCTCAGCGGCCATCGAGTCTTTCTTGGATGGCGAGCTGAAGCCGGAATTGCATCTGAACGTGATCGAAGCGGCCGAAGGAACGCTTGACGAGCAACTGAGCGTGCGGCTCGATGAGTTTTTCGAACAGAACTCGGAATCGGATCCGCTAGCGAAATGGTTGCCATCGGCTGCGGGGGGCAACGCCACAAACGGAAAGCAGCTGTTCTTTGAACGATCCGAATTGTCATGTGTTCGCTGTCACAAGGTCGGCCAAAAAGGTGGTGCGATTGGCCCCGATTTGTCACGGATTGGTAAACAAAGAGATTCACGCTCTCTACTCGAAAGTATCTGTTTACCCAATGCTTCAATCGCCGAAGGTTTCGGATCGGTTGTCCTTTCTGATCAAGCTGGAAGAATCTTCACGGGGATCATCAAGTCTGAAACCGACGACTTTTTAGAATTGATTCAAGCGGATGGAGTGCTTGTCCGAATCCGCAAAGAGGAAATTGTCGCCCAGAATCAGGGGCAATCTGCGATGCCAGCCGACTTGGTGGAGCACTTGAATCCGAGAGAATTGCGAGATCTAATTGCCTATTTAACAAGTCTTCAAGAAGACGAAGAAACGCGAGAAGTACAGTAG
- a CDS encoding histone H1-like repetitive region-containing protein has translation MNDRILTPYLIAAAIASALLISPIQSSFGQGDASQEAGEQINPDAAEQATTQRAARRAARKAANEKAAAEKAAAEKVAAEKAAAEKVAAEKAAAEKAAAEKVAAEKAAAEKAAAEKAAAEKVAAEKVAAEKAAAEKAAAEKAAAEKAAAEKAAAEDAASDAAMELDASTLPMPQEERASASEPEPEPASATEKTTEPAQPQTETPTEEVSGAVVDAPVYQAPPYAEEIYDAPNSYSCPVAGPYFLDNGCCGSSYVQPTFSPMGCEIIVDDCGVVADYGCGLPVVADSIAPIVIEPIYCEPIYCEPIYCEPIYCEPIYCEPIYCEPVLSGHCQPHGIPHRFLRCF, from the coding sequence ATGAACGATCGAATCTTGACTCCCTACCTGATAGCTGCGGCGATTGCATCGGCACTGCTGATTTCTCCAATTCAGTCTTCTTTTGGCCAAGGAGATGCATCCCAGGAAGCAGGGGAGCAGATCAATCCGGACGCTGCTGAACAAGCTACCACTCAGAGAGCTGCTAGGAGAGCCGCTAGGAAAGCTGCAAATGAAAAAGCCGCGGCAGAAAAAGCCGCGGCGGAAAAGGTTGCGGCGGAGAAGGCTGCTGCAGAGAAGGTTGCGGCGGAGAAGGCTGCGGCAGAGAAGGCTGCTGCGGAGAAGGTTGCGGCGGAAAAGGCTGCGGCGGAAAAGGCTGCGGCGGAAAAGGCTGCTGCGGAGAAGGTTGCGGCGGAGAAGGTTGCGGCGGAGAAGGCTGCGGCGGAAAAGGCTGCGGCGGAAAAGGCTGCGGCGGAGAAGGCTGCGGCGGAAAAGGCTGCGGCGGAGGACGCGGCAAGCGATGCGGCTATGGAGCTAGACGCTAGCACTTTACCCATGCCACAAGAAGAACGCGCATCGGCAAGCGAACCAGAGCCTGAACCGGCATCCGCCACCGAAAAAACTACCGAGCCTGCTCAGCCCCAAACGGAAACACCCACCGAAGAGGTGAGCGGTGCCGTTGTCGATGCTCCCGTTTACCAAGCCCCACCCTACGCAGAAGAAATCTATGACGCGCCGAATTCCTATTCCTGCCCGGTCGCTGGACCCTATTTCCTCGACAACGGCTGCTGTGGCAGCAGCTATGTTCAACCCACTTTCTCACCAATGGGCTGCGAAATCATCGTCGACGATTGTGGGGTGGTAGCTGATTATGGATGCGGTCTACCGGTTGTTGCCGATTCCATTGCCCCCATCGTTATCGAACCGATTTACTGTGAACCGATTTACTGCGAACCGATTTACTGTGAACCGATTTACTGTGAACCGATTTACTGTGAACCGATTTACTGCGAACCCGTTCTAAGCGGTCATTGCCAACCACATGGAATTCCTCATCGTTTTCTGCGCTGCTTTTAA
- a CDS encoding serine/threonine-protein kinase, with product MLKRLATTSSEYNTSWIFHVKPTIRLADTNRRGFPTRTIETPVAPSLRLFDAQTETTKSLRIGTRLDKYRIAARLGEGGFATVYAAYDVIEDRRVALKIPDNRYMENSQSVEDLEREVRLMSKLEHPGIVRLKDARIIEGHFVMVFPLGAESLADRLTRRIARATAVDYSLQMIDAVAHAHETRILHRDIKPENFILFPDQVIQLTDFGLARVQTKVKRVSASGTLGFMAPEQAMGHPGYRSDVFSLGLVIYRLLSGELPDYPFEAPLPGYQKLRKGLSSDFVDLICKAIDPNPKKRFRDAVAMRNAALRIRYLMSDRSIPQSMRTTANPRLSRRWAA from the coding sequence ATGCTAAAACGATTAGCAACAACTTCTAGCGAATATAACACAAGCTGGATTTTCCATGTAAAGCCAACGATCCGTTTAGCCGATACGAACAGAAGAGGTTTTCCAACACGAACGATTGAGACGCCTGTGGCACCATCGCTACGACTTTTTGATGCGCAGACGGAGACGACCAAGTCGCTGCGGATTGGCACCCGATTGGACAAGTACCGAATCGCTGCTCGCCTAGGCGAAGGTGGTTTTGCAACGGTCTATGCGGCATATGACGTCATCGAAGATCGCCGCGTCGCATTAAAAATCCCTGACAATCGCTACATGGAAAACTCGCAATCGGTCGAAGATCTCGAGCGAGAAGTTCGGTTGATGTCCAAGCTAGAACATCCCGGAATCGTGCGACTGAAAGACGCGCGGATCATCGAAGGTCATTTTGTGATGGTTTTTCCTCTCGGTGCCGAATCACTTGCCGACCGCTTAACCCGTCGAATCGCGCGTGCGACCGCCGTCGATTACTCGCTACAAATGATTGACGCGGTAGCCCATGCTCACGAAACTCGAATTTTACATCGAGACATCAAGCCTGAGAACTTCATTCTGTTTCCCGACCAAGTCATTCAATTGACGGACTTTGGGCTCGCTCGTGTCCAAACCAAAGTCAAACGTGTTTCGGCATCGGGAACGCTTGGTTTCATGGCTCCGGAGCAAGCAATGGGGCATCCCGGATACCGTAGCGATGTGTTCTCGCTTGGCTTAGTGATCTACCGTCTGCTTTCCGGTGAGCTACCGGATTATCCGTTCGAAGCACCACTACCCGGCTACCAAAAACTCCGCAAAGGCCTGTCAAGTGATTTCGTTGATTTGATCTGCAAAGCGATCGACCCCAACCCAAAGAAACGCTTTCGCGATGCGGTGGCGATGCGCAACGCCGCTCTGCGGATTCGTTACCTGATGAGCGACCGTAGCATCCCCCAATCGATGCGAACGACGGCCAACCCGCGACTCAGTCGCCGCTGGGCTGCCTAG